The nucleotide window TCGGAGGTGGAGAAGTCCGGGCTGGAGAAGCGCGGACTGCTGTAGTCGGGGCTGCTGAACCGGGGCGCCCCGGAGTCCGGTTCCTCATGGCCGGGACCGGTGAAGCCGGGCCGGGAGTAGCCCAGCCGGGGCGGTGGCAGCAGCCCGTCGTCCTCCTCGGCCCCGGGGTCCTCCGGCACCGGCGGCGCCCCCGCGCCGGCCAGCACCTCGCGCAGGAACGGCAGCATCCCGCGGTGCAGCAGCGCGGTGAGCCACGCCTCCCGCGCCGCTGTCAGATCCGCCTGCTCCCCGGGGCGGGCGGCCCGGGTGGCGGACGAGCTGTTGCGGACCGCCGCCAGCACGATGCTCACCGCCCCGACGACGACGCCCAGCCCGGCCACCGCCAGGAAGAGCCAGCCGGCGGTGCGCAGCGGTGCCCCTATGGCCGGCTCCGGGTCCATCGCCGCCAGCACGTAACCCACCAGCAGGAAGATGAGCCCGGCGGTGCCGGCCAGGATCGGGGTGAGGACGGCGACGGTGGGCAGGACGCCCGCGCCGGAGGTGTGGTCGCCGGCGCCGCCGCCCGCCGTGACGGGCCCGCGGTTCCCCGTGCCGCCCGCCGCCTCGGCCCGCAGCCGTGCGCGTACGGTGACGTAGCTGAGGTACTCGGCCGCGGCGCACGCCGAGATGGCCGCCGTCGCGCTCAGCGCCATGGCGCGCAACTGCCCGGTGCCGAGCCGGGTTCCGGGAACGGCGGGGTCCTCCGCCGTCATGCGCAGCGCCTCGTCGAGGACCCGCTCGAAATCCGGGACGTCCTCGGTGAGCAGGTGTGAAGCGCCTTTCATGTACATCCCCCGATGCTCCGATCTCCGGCGGTCCGGGCCGGGCCGCCCGGGCGGGCGGGGGTGCGGAACCGGAGGCGAGCCTGTGACGGACAACCCCGATGGTAGAGCGCCGGAGTGAGGCGGTGACAGAGTGTTTCCGGAAATTGGGGGCAACGCGGCTTCGGTGCGGTAAAGCCGGATCACCGACCGGGCCGGTCCCGGCCGCGTCGCGCCCGTACGGGACGGCCTCAGCCGCGCAGCGGGAGTTGGGCCACCAGCAGCCGGCCCTCCATGGTGACGCCGCCGTCCATCGCCAGCGCCAGGTCCTCGGCGTACAGATGGGGGCCGGTCACCACGGGGGCGCCGCCCTCGTTCTCCTCGTCCACCTCGCCGAGCAGGTACGGGATCGGGCTGTGGCCGTGCACGACCCGGCCGCCGCCGTAGGCGTCCAGCAGCTCGCGGGCGGCCGTCGCGCCGGATTCGCCGCGGAAGGCGAAGCGCTTGGTGAACTTGCGGAACAGCTCCCAGCACTCGTCCGCGTCCGACCGCTGGAGCACGCCGGTCACCGCGTCGTTGACCTCCTCGATGCTGGAGCCGTACTCCAGGTACGCGGTGGTGTCGGAGTGCAGCAGCAGGTGGTTGTCCTCCAGGGCGATCGCGTCGAGACGGGACATCCACGCGATGTGGTGGTCCTGGAGGCGTTCCATGTCGGTGGGCTGGCCGCCGTTGAGCCGCCAGGCGGCGAGGAAGGAGGCGGTGCCGGCCGCGGAGTTGACGGGCGTGTCGTCGAAGCGCTTGGCGCCGATCAGCAGCAGTTCGTGGTTGCCCATCAGCGCCTTGGCGTAGCCGCCGGCCGCCGCGGCCTCCGCGGAGAGCTGCATCACCAGGTCGAT belongs to Streptantibioticus cattleyicolor NRRL 8057 = DSM 46488 and includes:
- a CDS encoding metallophosphoesterase, whose product is MVEGSMTQGAGQGPVTPVTSTSAGWRPPQTPGAQQPAPPPAAPQPPAPAPVPAAQHPVPPVPPVPFQPYQPGEPDQPYVPAATTPPAGAPQPAGATVPPAEYTPTAHDIPVLRPVEDHPTVRLTTVGDHEPSGPPGPLYVVGDVHGYLDELKAALRERGLIDAEGHWSAGQSRLWFLGDFTDRGPDGVGVIDLVMQLSAEAAAAGGYAKALMGNHELLLIGAKRFDDTPVNSAAGTASFLAAWRLNGGQPTDMERLQDHHIAWMSRLDAIALEDNHLLLHSDTTAYLEYGSSIEEVNDAVTGVLQRSDADECWELFRKFTKRFAFRGESGATAARELLDAYGGGRVVHGHSPIPYLLGEVDEENEGGAPVVTGPHLYAEDLALAMDGGVTMEGRLLVAQLPLRG